Within the Girardinichthys multiradiatus isolate DD_20200921_A chromosome 12, DD_fGirMul_XY1, whole genome shotgun sequence genome, the region TGTTGAAGCACATGCTAAATATTCCTGTGTAGGTTATGGACTCCTCTGAATGtgtaaaaatcattttcacTGAAATACCCTTTTACACCTTTTCACACACgtgaaaaaacaaatctctCTAAGAATTGGATTCAGTCAGCCTTTTAGCCCCAAATGTGAGtcctcttctgtgtttaaattacTTATAACGTTAAATATTACTGTGAGTTTTATAATTCACTTTCTAACACATTTTGCCAAACTATTGATTTTTTCTTTAACCACTGTCTTTCTGGAGGTTTGGATAATTTGTTAGTTTCTAAttagtttaaacattttctcaatTGTTTTCTACATGCAGACCAATACTTGAAACTAGGAAACCGTTTCAAATAGGACTAATATTCTAAAGGACTAATATTCCCCAATAAATGCAGTAGTTTTGACAAGGAATTATATTTGAGTAGCATGGTTAATCTTTCTCTCACCTTCAATATAACATTTCACAGTCAGCATTTGTGTTCCATTTTATATTGATGGAATGTACACAttcaaaaaaaaatgtatatatattaactaatttaatttcttttgtgTACTTTATGTTCAAGCTGAGCTGAACCCGACGTTCCTAAAACTGGTTTTAGATGTAACGCAAACCTGGCGCTAGGTGGCAGCAGGGCGCTTCATGCTCTTCAGTCTAACGGGTAATAGAAGAAGATGCGAACAGGATGTTTTGAGGAGGCAAGAGGCTGTGTGTAGTTTTCCCTCAAACCTGGATAACGTTTACTGAATAAGACGATAGAGTTGATCTGAGATGAATGTCTACAGCAGATAAAGTCGGCAGAACATCCTCTTCTttggttttaaacaaataacGAAATGGCTTCAGGTGTGCCCTGCTCATACTAGGTCGCTAATCGGCAAACATGACGTTTTAATAGTTGTGGAGTTTGATCGGTTCCTTTGCATTTGGCTGATTTGTTGTCATGTTTTCTGCAGAGGATGAATTAAATCTCCTGGTCATCGTGGTGGATGTAAATCCCATCTGGTGGGGTCAGCAAGGTCAGCGTGAACCTCAGGTAtccttttgtttatttctgacGATTCAGTCACATTTTGTATTAATTGGATAAATAATTTACCCATAACATGTTTGGAACCAAGCAGGAGAGAAAACCATTTAAACTAAAGTTAGAGATCTCAGaatgtaaaaggaaaaaatatggtAAAGATTTAGAATAATCCTGAAATTTGTACCTTATGTTCTATTCAGTCCATTTGAGGCTTTATCTGTAAAATACAGCACATTTATATCAGCAAATAAGGAAAACTATgaataattatatttaataataatatttgaatGCAAACAGCCTTTTACAGGTCTCTGAGAACAGCAGTATCCAAtgtgtttctctttttcaaGTTCACTTTGTCCAAGTGTCTGGATGCCGTCATGGTGATGGGAAACGCCCACATGGCAATGACGAGGACAAACAAGCTGGCCGTTATCGCCAGTCACTGTCAAGACAGGTAACCAGTTTACCATCATGAGCTGCACGGTCTGATGTAGCATTAGTGTAACTTGACATTTGACCTTTCCAAACACTGTTTTCAGAATCCTTATAGCCAGATTTCCCAATCTTACAATCTATAAGTTCCATCCATCCGCCCATCAATCtgttattcatccactcatctatctatctatctgtctgtttgtctacctattttttcttttagaaatgACAATTTATACCAAAAGAAAATCAGCATCAGTCAAAATCTGTTTTGGTTTCAGTCAAGAAAAACTTGATCGGTACatctctcctttttcttttactgcATATTCCTTCAAGGAATCTTCGTTTTAATTCTAGATGTATTTAAAGTGTTCAGGACTAAAATACTGGTTATGTAATGTTTTATACCTTTCaccatttttatcttttatctaGTCACTTCCTGTATCCCAGTAAGAGTTGGAAAAGTGGAGACAGCAGTGGGGATGAAGCGTCCGCCAGCCGGGATGGAAAATACGAACTCCTGTCTGTCGCCAACAACCTCATTGCTGAGGAGATCAGGAGTATTATGGCAAAAAGTGGGTAAAAATCTCTGGTTTTTACAGTATGTGGTTATAGTTAATCCAAAGGTTACACAGATTTGGCGGATATGCTTTATTGTCAGATATTTAATGATTCATTATTAAGCCATGTTGGTGACTCCTGCTTGTCATCTTCCTACAGCTGAAGTGACAGGAAATTCAACTGACACCCTGTTGGCAGGATCTCTTGCCAAAGCCCTCTGCTGTATCCTTTCAGTGAAACATCTTTGATCATTCAGGAAACTGCATTTGCATTTGGTAGTTCTTCGTGGTTCGGGCAGCTCTGGTGCTTCACGTTTAGATGTGTTCTTGCTGCAACACACGTTATTTAAATGAATGGATAATTAGCAAGGTGCTGCAGAACGTGTTGACATGTGAAGGGAATAATTTAATTTGTAACGGTTCGAATCAGCTGTGTTGGACCATGGGTTAATCTAAAACACGGCCAGACACTGACTCACGAAAATGTCAAAGCAGaatcagacctcaaagaaaaagcTTTGTGTCAATTCTTTCCTGAAATAACCGAATTTTGTTGTCATTGAATGTCACCACAGTTATATACAACACCTCTAAAAAAACTTAATTAACCATCTTCAAGTGCTgttgtgtatttgttttattaaaataagacaaaaatcagttttattctCTATATTGCTATCAATAAATTGAAAATCCAAATGTTATCAGAAAACTTCAACATGTTCTCGATTAATAGCAAATAAGAGCGCTCCACTGCAACATCTCTTAACTCTTTTTTTCAATAGCAACGTCAAACTGACTGTTCAGTACCGTGGTTAGCAGAACATTTACCAGGAAAACATATTCATCAGCAGACTACATTTAACTTTCAGTCTTATTCAGTCACTCTTCCTAATATTTCCGGACCTGATGAGGCAACATTTAGAAGAAACACACATATGCGAAAACACTAACCAGTGCACACTAGAAAAACCACTTGTAGATGAGCAAGGATGTTATTTAGGAAGTGTTGAACAAGACCGTAGTGACATTTGAGGTGGAAATATTTAATGATTTTGGAGTAACGTAAGTatatatcattttatttataacttGACCTAAATGCACCGTGGAGTTTAAACGGCCATAAAATGCTGTGTTGAAATGGTGGGAAAAACCTATCCATAGGGAAACTCACAACATTGGAAATTGGTATCGGATCAGAAAAGGCTGGCTCGGTGCATCTTTGTGTatttgggtaaaaaaaaaatgaccccTACAGCTAATTTCAATGGCAGAGCGGCACCCTTCAAGGCAGCTCACCTGTCTATGTTAcagacatagataaaaaaaaaaagaaaaaaatgtttgcaaattaCTGCAGAGTGCAGACAGTTTTAGATTAGGTAAAAATGTTAAACGGAAAAGCTTACACCTTATTTTCCCTGTGCTGTTGTTAGGAGTGATGGTGGTGAGTACTGCTTTGCTCTTTAGAAGAAATGGCCGCAGTTAGTTTATTGaagtttgagctgttttgcaaattGTCCTTAAAACTTTACCATGTAGACATTCACAGGTTCTCCAAAGAGTTAGAAGGTAATGTCAGATTAAAGTGCAGCTTTcttcatttcattcatttcttctATTAGCATGCTAAAAggctacatttgttttttagttggACAGGAGATGAAATCAAGGATACTGGTATggtcttattttatttcttacttgcttttgtttttttgtccctGTCTTTTATTCTCctggtagttttttttttttttttgatgaattataacaataaataGTCTTAGAAATGTTTATCCTTTGGAGGTTGGGCttgtgtctatctccagcagtcattggacATCGCCGGGCCACACAAGTACACACAACCACGCTCatacttaaaggggacatatgcttttaaattcttcctttttACACTTGAAttattcagttgtggtctatataaagtggaactgcaatgctttggtctaaatttcttgttattgtagctccacaggctcctcttttacccctgtccTGAGGTGCgcctgagagcaactcgttttgatgctgtctctttaaatgctgctgaggcacttcacactcCGCCCCCTTACAGGTCAAAGAATGCTCCACTTTGAcccgttcggccatt harbors:
- the gtf2h3 gene encoding general transcription factor IIH subunit 3 isoform X2, translating into MASEDELNLLVIVVDVNPIWWGQQGQREPQFTLSKCLDAVMVMGNAHMAMTRTNKLAVIASHCQDSHFLYPSKSWKSGDSSGDEASASRDGKYELLSVANNLIAEEIRSIMAKTEVTGNSTDTLLAGSLAKALCYIHRFSKELEVGQEMKSRILVIKAADDCALQYMNFMNVIFAAQKQNILIDACVLDSDSGLLQQACDITGGLYLKIPQKVALAQYLLWVFLPDSEQRSQLVLPPPAHVDYRAACFCHRNLIEIGYVCSVCLSIFCNFSPICTTCETAFKIQLPQMVKPKKKKLKQAV
- the gtf2h3 gene encoding general transcription factor IIH subunit 3 isoform X1, which produces MFSAEDELNLLVIVVDVNPIWWGQQGQREPQFTLSKCLDAVMVMGNAHMAMTRTNKLAVIASHCQDSHFLYPSKSWKSGDSSGDEASASRDGKYELLSVANNLIAEEIRSIMAKTEVTGNSTDTLLAGSLAKALCYIHRFSKELEVGQEMKSRILVIKAADDCALQYMNFMNVIFAAQKQNILIDACVLDSDSGLLQQACDITGGLYLKIPQKVALAQYLLWVFLPDSEQRSQLVLPPPAHVDYRAACFCHRNLIEIGYVCSVCLSIFCNFSPICTTCETAFKIQLPQMVKPKKKKLKQAV